A single Pelorhabdus rhamnosifermentans DNA region contains:
- a CDS encoding TolC family protein has product MIKPNGWLKFLITALSCITLLVNSKEVFAAPIELSLNDSINLALKNNSNIKMAEVDKENFVLVAAEAKAKFGPSLTYTHSDIRTGIPAFTLEKYFAGTAYADAAFGGTYTFFGDTLSVSIPLYTGGELEGRRDQADNNLNIADLEVKKIKQQLRFDTLTAYFNVLKAGALLQVNQETLDNLTSHLDSVQIQFDAGTVSQSDVLSSEVEVANARQEWIEAKNDYDLALVSLKDVTGLSPSSEIRVKDELDYQKYPFSLEECLKYAQDDRPDISQMQMKVEFCRTGVKVAKSDRLPRINFIGSNNWNDDKFPGLKQDYWMVGLTASINVFDSGLTKARIKEAENSVDKVLEQVRQTKTAAGVEVSRAYLSLKAAEARIETSKVAVAKAQEAFRINEIQYREGVNTNLAVIDSQLAVAKAKNNYHQALYDYNCSKAKLDKSIGID; this is encoded by the coding sequence ATGATAAAACCAAATGGCTGGTTAAAATTTCTGATTACAGCTCTTAGCTGCATCACGTTGTTGGTAAATAGTAAAGAGGTATTTGCGGCGCCGATAGAACTATCTCTGAATGACAGTATTAACCTGGCGCTGAAAAATAATTCCAACATAAAAATGGCAGAAGTTGACAAAGAAAATTTTGTCTTGGTTGCTGCAGAGGCTAAAGCAAAATTTGGTCCCAGTTTAACATACACACATAGCGATATTCGGACGGGGATTCCCGCTTTTACTTTGGAAAAGTATTTTGCAGGTACTGCATATGCCGATGCTGCGTTTGGTGGTACCTATACTTTTTTTGGCGATACCCTGAGTGTCAGCATACCGCTTTATACGGGAGGGGAGTTAGAAGGACGGCGTGACCAGGCAGATAACAATCTTAATATTGCTGATCTTGAAGTGAAGAAAATCAAGCAACAATTAAGATTTGATACTTTAACCGCTTATTTCAATGTTTTAAAGGCTGGCGCACTGTTACAGGTCAATCAGGAAACGTTGGATAATCTTACTTCACATCTGGATAGCGTTCAAATACAGTTTGATGCAGGAACCGTAAGTCAATCGGATGTACTTAGTTCGGAGGTGGAAGTGGCAAATGCACGGCAAGAATGGATAGAAGCCAAGAACGACTACGATTTAGCGCTTGTCAGTCTTAAAGACGTTACTGGATTGTCGCCTAGCAGTGAAATTCGTGTGAAAGATGAGTTAGATTATCAGAAATATCCATTTTCCCTGGAAGAATGCTTGAAGTACGCTCAAGATGACCGTCCGGATATCAGTCAAATGCAAATGAAGGTTGAATTTTGTAGGACCGGGGTAAAAGTTGCTAAAAGTGATAGATTGCCGCGAATCAATTTTATTGGCAGTAATAATTGGAATGATGACAAATTTCCCGGTCTGAAGCAAGATTACTGGATGGTTGGTTTAACTGCATCAATTAATGTATTCGATTCCGGCCTTACTAAGGCCAGGATCAAAGAAGCGGAAAATTCAGTTGATAAAGTTCTGGAACAAGTAAGGCAAACCAAGACGGCGGCGGGTGTGGAAGTGAGCCGGGCTTATCTGAGTCTGAAAGCAGCTGAAGCGCGGATAGAAACAAGTAAAGTTGCGGTAGCCAAAGCTCAAGAAGCCTTTAGAATTAACGAGATTCAGTATAGAGAAGGGGTAAATACCAATTTGGCTGTTATCGACTCACAATTGGCGGTAGCCAAAGCCAAAAATAATTATCATCAGGCATTGTACGATTATAATTGTAGTAAGGCCAAGTTGGATAAATCCATTGGGATCGACTGA
- a CDS encoding FAD-binding oxidoreductase gives MKYNGLTGRVVTPGDPEYEQARQEYNEAIDSYPAAIVYCFNPCDVANAIIWSREQGIKLRIRSGGHNYEGYSTGTNKLVIDTTCMSDIKVDIPDGTVEVQAGTRLLSLYERLYQYGYTFPGGTCPTVAISGLVLGGGIGLSTRYLGLTADSLVEAVMVDASGNKLKANHDCNPELFWALRGAGGGNFGVVTGYKFRLSKKVNKITLIQLRWDNNTSARIQFLRVWQEWLPHLDRRMSAFGGIYKLGAWVNAFFYGRPEEARQILAPLLNISGITLDNIQYVPFIDAVKIIGAGYPKREAFQTAGRFVHRHFLQSELEKLIDIIDKAPSDRNSSIRVYSLGGTVRDTDINATAFFYRQADYIMAITSSWESKDEASAHKEWVKKGFDYIYTITRGSYVNFPYNRTPNYEQAYSGEYVPILRCVKKKYDPHNIFSFPQSIKIPL, from the coding sequence TTGAAGTACAATGGGCTAACAGGAAGGGTCGTGACACCGGGGGATCCCGAATATGAGCAAGCCAGGCAAGAATATAACGAGGCGATAGACTCATATCCTGCTGCTATCGTATATTGCTTTAACCCCTGTGATGTAGCCAACGCGATCATTTGGTCGAGAGAACAGGGAATCAAATTGCGGATTCGGTCCGGAGGTCATAACTACGAAGGTTACTCGACAGGAACGAATAAATTGGTTATAGACACTACTTGCATGAGTGACATAAAAGTGGATATTCCTGATGGCACTGTCGAAGTCCAGGCGGGAACAAGATTATTGTCTCTATACGAAAGGCTTTACCAATATGGATATACTTTTCCCGGAGGAACTTGCCCGACAGTAGCCATATCCGGACTGGTTTTGGGAGGCGGCATAGGATTATCCACCCGTTATCTGGGGCTGACGGCGGATAGCCTTGTAGAGGCTGTAATGGTCGATGCCAGTGGAAATAAGTTAAAGGCTAATCACGATTGCAATCCAGAATTGTTTTGGGCGCTAAGGGGTGCGGGCGGCGGCAATTTCGGCGTCGTGACCGGATATAAATTTCGGTTGTCGAAAAAAGTAAACAAAATAACCTTGATTCAACTGCGCTGGGATAATAATACGTCGGCAAGAATCCAATTTCTGCGGGTCTGGCAGGAGTGGCTGCCTCATTTGGACCGACGGATGAGTGCATTTGGCGGAATATATAAGTTGGGAGCCTGGGTGAATGCATTTTTTTACGGGCGTCCGGAGGAGGCCAGACAAATCTTGGCACCTCTATTGAATATATCTGGAATAACCCTTGATAATATCCAGTATGTCCCTTTTATCGATGCCGTAAAAATAATTGGGGCAGGTTATCCAAAACGAGAAGCTTTTCAGACAGCGGGAAGATTTGTGCATAGGCATTTTTTGCAGAGCGAATTGGAGAAACTTATCGATATTATAGATAAAGCGCCGTCTGACAGAAATTCGTCCATTCGGGTATACTCCCTAGGGGGAACTGTCAGGGATACGGATATAAACGCGACAGCTTTCTTTTATAGGCAGGCCGACTATATAATGGCAATCACGTCCTCGTGGGAAAGCAAAGACGAAGCGTCGGCACATAAGGAATGGGTAAAGAAGGGTTTTGACTATATATATACTATTACGCGGGGGTCGTATGTAAACTTTCCCTATAACCGAACGCCGAATTATGAGCAGGCTTATTCCGGGGAGTATGTACCAATACTACGGTGTGTCAAGAAAAAATATGATCCCCATAATATATTCAGTTTTCCGCAAAGCATAAAAATTCCGTTATAA
- a CDS encoding protein adenylyltransferase SelO, whose product MGKAIIETGWNLDNSYARLPKSLFTSLNPTPVCSPKLIILNYLLATSLGLNVRDLQSKEGVEVLAGNRIPEGALPLAQAYAGHQFGHFTMLGDGRALLLGEQITPLGERVDFQLKGSGKTPYSRGGDGRAALGPMLREYIISEAMHALGIATTRSLAVVTTGESVIRETDQPGAILTRVADSHLRVGTFQYVSEWGTVDELRVLADYTLQRHFPDIDAVESRYLSLLQEVIKRQAMLIAKWQLVGFIHGVMNTDNMAISGETIDYGPCAFMDAYDPATVFSSIDIQGRYAYGNQPHIAEWNLARFAETLLPLLHVNQAQAIELAQNAISDFAELYRCNWLAGMRAKLGIFSEEIQDESLIEDLLSMMKKYRADYTNTFRALTFDMPEDTVLFGTPEFAKWYELWKVRLDRQKELKVSSQQLMRNSNPALIPRNHQVENALESAVKQGDYSVMERLLVVLSSPYEHSPEQADYSILPAPSSRPYRTFCGT is encoded by the coding sequence ATGGGAAAAGCAATAATCGAAACAGGATGGAACTTAGACAACAGCTATGCTCGTTTGCCAAAATCACTTTTTACCAGTCTTAACCCAACTCCTGTATGTTCACCAAAGTTAATCATACTCAATTATTTGTTGGCAACATCGCTAGGGTTAAACGTGCGGGATTTACAAAGCAAGGAGGGGGTAGAGGTGCTTGCTGGCAACCGGATTCCCGAAGGTGCTTTACCTCTTGCTCAAGCTTACGCGGGGCATCAATTCGGGCATTTTACGATGTTAGGGGACGGCCGGGCTCTGCTGCTTGGCGAGCAGATTACTCCCCTAGGTGAGCGGGTTGATTTTCAGCTAAAGGGTTCGGGTAAAACACCATACTCGCGCGGAGGTGATGGTCGAGCGGCGCTTGGACCAATGCTGCGTGAATACATCATCAGCGAAGCTATGCATGCGCTAGGTATTGCGACTACCCGCAGTCTAGCGGTGGTTACAACCGGTGAGTCAGTAATCCGTGAAACCGATCAGCCTGGTGCAATCCTGACCCGAGTGGCTGATAGTCATTTGCGCGTCGGAACTTTTCAATACGTTTCAGAATGGGGTACCGTTGATGAGCTCCGGGTCCTGGCGGATTATACATTGCAACGACATTTTCCAGACATTGATGCTGTTGAGAGTCGCTATCTTTCTTTACTTCAGGAAGTGATCAAGCGTCAGGCAATGCTGATTGCTAAATGGCAACTAGTTGGCTTTATTCACGGGGTGATGAACACCGACAACATGGCCATTAGTGGAGAAACCATTGATTATGGTCCTTGTGCCTTTATGGATGCCTATGATCCAGCAACGGTATTCAGTTCCATTGATATTCAAGGTCGGTATGCTTATGGTAATCAGCCACATATTGCCGAGTGGAATCTCGCGCGATTTGCTGAAACTCTATTGCCGCTGCTGCATGTAAATCAGGCACAGGCTATCGAATTGGCCCAGAATGCGATTTCTGATTTTGCTGAGTTGTACCGCTGTAATTGGCTCGCCGGAATGAGAGCAAAACTGGGAATATTTAGCGAGGAGATACAAGATGAATCACTTATTGAAGACCTTCTTAGTATGATGAAAAAGTATCGTGCGGATTACACCAATACTTTTCGTGCATTAACTTTTGATATGCCAGAGGACACAGTCTTGTTTGGAACCCCAGAATTTGCTAAGTGGTATGAGTTGTGGAAGGTAAGATTAGACAGGCAGAAGGAATTGAAAGTATCCTCGCAACAGTTGATGCGGAACAGCAATCCTGCGCTAATTCCACGGAACCATCAGGTAGAGAACGCACTAGAAAGCGCAGTGAAACAAGGAGACTACAGCGTGATGGAGCGGCTACTTGTTGTTCTTTCAAGCCCCTATGAACACTCGCCTGAACAGGCTGATTACTCCATACTGCCTGCGCCATCATCTCGCCCTTACCGAACGTTTTGCGGTACCTGA
- a CDS encoding PTS transporter subunit EIIC, translated as MSTVQLNTQTGNPSTSQKKIQNFGRLLSGMVMPNIGAIIAWGLITALFIPTGWLPNEYLSKLVGPMIIYLLPLLIGYTGGRMVGDSRGGVLGAIATIGVIVGVDIPMFLGAMIMGPLGGYVIKKFDEAIEGKLPAGFEMLINNFSAGILGALLALLAYTGIGPVV; from the coding sequence ATGTCAACTGTTCAACTGAATACTCAGACAGGTAATCCGAGTACAAGCCAGAAAAAAATTCAGAATTTTGGGAGACTTCTAAGTGGAATGGTAATGCCCAATATTGGAGCCATTATCGCATGGGGCTTGATCACCGCACTTTTTATCCCCACAGGTTGGCTGCCCAATGAATATTTAAGCAAACTGGTTGGACCCATGATTATTTATTTGCTTCCCCTGCTAATCGGATATACGGGCGGGAGAATGGTAGGAGACAGCCGAGGCGGGGTTCTCGGGGCCATTGCAACAATCGGTGTAATAGTTGGCGTAGATATCCCGATGTTTCTTGGGGCTATGATTATGGGCCCGCTTGGTGGATATGTAATAAAAAAGTTTGATGAAGCGATTGAAGGAAAGCTGCCGGCTGGGTTTGAGATGTTGATTAACAACTTTTCGGCAGGTATATTGGGTGCATTGTTGGCATTATTGGCTTATACAGGAATCGGCCCGGTGGTTTT
- a CDS encoding M48 family metallopeptidase, with product MNLRTFFRKSVLGAGALIFCISLGVGLLQPTKTEALSLGGLGGTIASTAAQQEKVKKSLDYYENDGRNELFAELKKSDGVIDDSDLNEELGRIMTRLTSAIAKTDPSIMNKPYNYFINPQTAFNAYCSLGHNVSVNVGVFSFFDNDEGKIAAVVAHELVHGQKGHPINGAKKKLTVDFIQKIAGSQMSGGGQLAVDIVATNAKAVGVTKPNEWEADNVAFSYITEAGYNPGTPAAVWQRVIDNMGKGGSKGLFDDLLNPSTHPGEKERRDNYAKKLTEYSNNKVSVNPATGDIKVNNKPFMKPAAFSNMSALERSYLIAGHLAAVYHSKESLAQATNDNGVVRIGDVAIVQTCSADTDADELVKILNEIQ from the coding sequence TTGAATCTAAGAACTTTTTTTCGTAAGTCAGTACTTGGAGCAGGTGCCTTGATCTTTTGCATTTCGTTAGGTGTAGGCCTGCTACAACCAACAAAGACAGAAGCCTTGAGTCTCGGCGGACTCGGCGGCACAATAGCAAGTACTGCCGCACAACAAGAGAAGGTAAAGAAATCTCTGGACTACTATGAGAATGATGGTAGAAATGAACTTTTTGCGGAGCTTAAAAAATCAGACGGTGTAATTGATGACTCCGATCTAAATGAAGAGCTTGGACGTATTATGACAAGACTGACAAGCGCCATTGCTAAAACAGATCCTTCCATAATGAATAAGCCATACAATTATTTCATTAATCCACAAACAGCATTCAATGCTTATTGCAGTCTGGGACATAATGTTTCCGTCAATGTTGGTGTATTTTCCTTTTTTGATAATGACGAAGGCAAGATAGCAGCAGTTGTTGCGCATGAATTGGTTCACGGACAAAAAGGCCATCCTATTAATGGTGCCAAGAAAAAATTGACCGTAGATTTTATACAGAAGATTGCAGGCTCGCAAATGAGTGGAGGCGGCCAATTGGCTGTTGATATAGTTGCTACTAATGCTAAGGCTGTTGGCGTAACCAAACCAAATGAATGGGAAGCAGATAATGTTGCCTTTTCTTATATTACAGAGGCTGGTTATAATCCAGGCACTCCGGCCGCAGTATGGCAGCGTGTAATCGACAATATGGGCAAGGGTGGGTCTAAAGGCCTTTTTGACGATCTTTTAAATCCGTCGACTCATCCAGGCGAAAAAGAAAGACGAGACAACTATGCTAAAAAACTGACTGAGTATAGCAACAATAAAGTGAGTGTTAATCCTGCGACGGGAGATATCAAGGTAAATAATAAGCCTTTTATGAAACCAGCCGCTTTTTCTAATATGAGTGCCCTAGAACGCAGCTATCTAATTGCCGGTCATCTGGCTGCTGTTTACCATAGTAAAGAATCTCTCGCCCAAGCAACTAATGATAATGGTGTAGTACGAATTGGCGATGTAGCAATCGTACAAACCTGTTCTGCTGATACAGATGCAGATGAACTTGTAAAAATTTTAAATGAAATACAATAA